Genomic segment of Rutidosis leptorrhynchoides isolate AG116_Rl617_1_P2 unplaced genomic scaffold, CSIRO_AGI_Rlap_v1 contig427, whole genome shotgun sequence:
ACACAATCAATCTGCAATACAAATGCTACTCCCCCCATCTCAAATACATGATGTTTTATATTTTTAGATTCATCCAAATGAAATGTATTTAGTGAAGATTATTGACTAAATACAAGTTCATTTGGATGAATCTAAAAACACAAAACATATGTAttttgagacggaggtagtattatcAAAAGTAAAATAAATTCTGGAAAACAATTTTAAATTCTCACCTTTTGAGCAAGTTTTTGTAGTGCATCAGGTTGTATCGCACCTGGTCCTTGCTCGAATAATTCATCAATAGACTTGCACAACACAGCATTCTTATTGACCTGAACATATATTCAATAAAAAAGAATCATTTTTTACTAATAACCCTTCATTACACATGTAATTAAAACAACTGGGTTACTGAAATTTTCTGAAAATCATACCAATCTCTTGCGTTTGGCTTTAGGGGAAGTGAATTTCTTAACAGTCTTGACAAAAGCAATAACAAAGGAACACCAACGTAAGCTAACGGAACAGCAAGAATCCATGGCAATGAGCTTTGACCCACTCTAGGACCAGGAAGAGCTTGAGTGACAGAGCCGGTGAACTCCACGAGGTCCAAAGCTTTCTCTTGAATCCATGGCAAATCCTCTTCAACCTCAATCTCTTCTTCTTCAATCTCTTTTTTGTTTTTCGTTTTGGATGATTTTTTTTGGTCTTTTGGGTTTGTATTTTTAGAtgaagcagcagcagcagcagccacACGTATGGTGGAGAAAAGGGTAGGTTGCGTTTTCGTTGTGAATGATATGAGAGGTGAAGAAGAAGAAAGAGAAGGGAAGGGTAGTTTGGAATTCTGTTAGGACGGAGAAGCAATTGGGAGGAGGTGAACGATGAGTAAGAAGAAGCAGCCATTGTCAATCTGTGCTGATCTTGGTGAGAGCTCGCTTTTGTGGGGTTTATTAAGGCTTACCTTAACTTTGGGAAACTTGTTAATTTGTCCTTATATGTTATCAAATTGTAGTAATTTGGTCCTTTTTCTTTTTTACTTTCTTAAGAATCCATCCTGAATCAATAAATTAGTAAAAGTGTCAGCTAAGACCGAGCTATTCTGTTCTGATCATGATCGAGAAATGTATAAATTTATTAGGGAAATGTATAAATTTATTAGTTTCAAAATTCAATCGTACATTTCATACTGAGACTATACAAGCTGAATGAGAGCTTGCTATCCTGTCATCCTACAATCCTTTTGTAATCATGAAAATGAAATAAGCTAACAAAAAGAAGCCATATATCTTCATCCGAAATTTCTCCTAAAGCTTAGACTTGGTTCTATTCGATTCTCTAGCCCATTCGGGAGGAATAACTTTGTATTCTTCGGCCGGACTTCatcctttttcttttcttcttcctctTCTAAAACTTCTTTAGAAAATGCATTCGGGTTTGCTTTGATACAGTTTTGCAAAGCCACAAATGGATGCACACAGTCCGACCCCTGCAAATGATAGCAAAATGTAATTAGGTCCTTCAAGATCATCAACATGATAGAAAATATAACAAACATGAATACAGCATCATCACTTCACAAGTATGGTAGTACCGAAAACCGGAAAAGGGAGGCGAGAATTCAGGTCCATTTAAAAAAACATAAAGCAACACACTAAAAACTATGCATCAAGTAACAGCAAATTTTTGCCGTTGCTAGTTTCAATTTGATGCATTGGATTTTGAAAGTTTCAATTACCTTCTCCTCGGCTGTACTTTTCATAAAACAGAGAAATGCATTGGAGAATTGATCTCCACAAGCTCCATTCCGCAGATCAGCTATGCAAGGGCATTCTAAAGCTTTCTGAGCATTCACCTCCAGAGACTGTACAAATTAGAATTCAATTCAAAccttctaggtttagtttactaaGCTCAATTGTTCAAAAGAAGTTTTTGATATTTGAAACCTACCTCATTCTCATCATTGCCATATGCCACAGCCTCTACAATTGCCAAacatgataaataaaaaaaaatcaatttaGTAATATATAATCAAATATTCACTGAAACAATTTCCATAGATACTGAATTCAAAGGATACGAATTCCAATCACAAAACAAATGAAAAATCAAATCAAGGACTAGGAATTTTGTTTGAAAACTATTAAACTTTTATGCTATTTCGAGTTCGACGTAGTTGAATTAATGAAGGGAACATAAATTAGAGTAACTACAAACCGGCAATAAGAGAGTCCATGGATGGAGAGCTTTCTGCTGCCGCCGATGGCGATGGCGGTGGCGGCGGGGGAGGGGTGGTGATGGTGATGCTTCCTCGCTTTGAACTTGACCCATCTCCTTCTCTGTACTAGAGAATGTTATGCAGCAATCAATGGAACAATTTGATTTGAAtttgatgaatgaatgaatattcTCAGTCAATTATCAGTGAAGTCGCCAAGCGAGGCCCAATTGGATCACTTTAAGTCGTAACTCGATTCGGTCTAAGTATATCAATTTCAATTTCGATTTCGATTAGTTCTTAATTTTGACATTGGTTCGGTCGGTTCAACGAAATCGTTAATGTTTCCAAGCTGACCGAACTACACCGATTCGGTTTATTTGCCACTTTTAATAGGAGTATTTATGAAGCCAAGGTAACGAGGAGTATATATAAAAACTTCATTCGGAGAGAACTAATTCTCAAATTCTCAGTTCAATGTTAGACACTATTCAAATCCTCAATAACTTTTAAATTGGTGTTTTCCATTTTTCGTGTGCATGACAC
This window contains:
- the LOC139883606 gene encoding LOW QUALITY PROTEIN: mitochondrial intermembrane space import and assembly protein 40 homolog (The sequence of the model RefSeq protein was modified relative to this genomic sequence to represent the inferred CDS: deleted 2 bases in 1 codon) yields the protein YREGDGSSSKRGSITITTPPPPPPPSPSAAAESSPSMDSLIAEAVAYGNDENESLEVNAQKALECPCIADLRNGACGDQFSNAFLCFMKSTAEEKGSDCVHPFVALQNCIKANPNAFSKEVLEEEEEKKKDEPAEEYKVIPPEWARESNRTKSKL